One Deltaproteobacteria bacterium genomic window, GGTTTAACATCGGGGTGGCCGATGGCGCCCAGATAGATTGCGTCATACTTCCTCAGCTCTTCAAGGGTTTCGTCGCTCATTACCTCACCGGTACGTTTATATCGCTCGCCGCCCAAATCATAATGGGACAGATCCAGTCCGAAGCCGAACTTTGCCGATGCAGCCTTGAGGACCTTCAATCCTTCCGCAATAACCTCAGGTCCTGTTCCGTCTCCCGGAATAACAGCGATTCTGTATGACTTTCCCATTATTTTCCTCCCGTGCGTAGTGTTTGATTATAATCCCAGCTGATCGCTGATCTCTTTCATCGCCTGCAAACATATCTCAACGAATTCATCCAACGGAAGCCCGATGCGTTCACATTCCATGATCGTATCCCGATTGACGGATGCCGCAAAGGCCTTTTCCTTCATTCTCTTGGTCACCGACTTTGCCTTAACGCTTGCCAGTTTTTTATCGGGATAAACAAGTGCGGCGGCGACAATCATTCCGGTGACGGTCTCGCCTGCAGCCAGTGCATGATGAAATACTGTATTCCTTTTCATGCCCCAGGCTTCTTCATTGTGCATTTTGATCGCGTCGATAATTTCAGGATCAACTCCTTTTTCGCTGAGAATTTTCTCTGTCTCCCGTGTATGGATGGATAGATCAGCGTTTGTGATTTCCAAATCCAAATCATGGAGCAATCCGGTAATCCCCCATTCCTCCTCATTTTTTCCCAGCCTTCGTGCCAGAGCCTTCATCACCGCTTCCGAGGCGTAACAATGATTCAACATTCTCTCATTCTTAATATACTGATTTAATAACTCAATCGCTTCTCCTCTTGTCATTTGTCATCTCCTGACGTCTTCATAAAAAAAACCTCATGCCCTATGGAGGCACCAGCACCCCCCCTTAAATGAAATTTAAGGTATAGGTTCAATGTCATTGACTTAAGCACTTTGACTCCCCTCTTTTCTAAAGAGGGGTTGGGGGGAGATTTTACGGAATGCAATTAAAATCCCCCTGAATCCCCCTTTACAAAGGGGGACTTAAAAGAGATAATATTCTTAAGTCAATGACATTGGGTATAGGTTACTAACACATCCGGTTAAGCGTTACAATTTGTTTCCTCTCATGCCGGTATGAAAAATGTACTTGTCAAAATCATAATTTATTGTTACAAAAAGTAAAAAAATTAAAAGGATGGACAGCCATGGGAGAGGGCATTTCGGACTACACAAAATTTACCGTCGATCTGCGTCGCCACATGTGGAAAGCCGGGGTGGAAATTGAATTGCGCAGGCTCATATGGCAAATTGCTGTTATGGGCAAATACATCTCCGCCAAGATTCATGAATCAAACCGGAAACTGGCCGGATTTAAGAACATCTTTGATGAAGATCAACTGAATCTGGATAGAAGTGCCGACGAAATTCTCAAGAACCAACTCGAATATTCAGGGTTTGTCAGGGAATATGCATCAGAAGAACAGGATTCAGTAGTTCAGATCGGCAGGGGAGACGAAAAATATTTCATCACTGCGGACCCTCTGGACGGTTCTTCTTTGGTGGATACAAATCTGTCCATAGGAACAATCATCGGCATTCATACAGAGTCTATGTTAGCCGAAGGAAGAAAAACATTGGCAGCAGCCACGTACATCACGTATGGCCCTCTGATTACGATGGTCTATTCTGCGGGAAAGGGAACCCATGAATTTGTGTTGAACAGAGAAGGGGAGTATGTCCTTTCCGAGGAAAACATAATTTTAAAGGAACGAGGAGACATATACAGCCTGGGAGGATTGAGAAGAGACTGGACCCCGGAACACCTCAAGTACATAGAATTTCTGGAGACGGAAGGGTACAAGCTCCGCTACAGCGGTGGGTTTGTGCCGGATATCAATCAGGTCTTAATCAAAAGAGGAGGTATCTTTACCTACCCTGCTCTCAAGAAGAGCCCCAAGGGAAAATTGAGGCTTCTGTTTGAGCTTCAGCCCATGGCGTTCATCATCGAACAGGCCGGCGGTATGGCCACGAATGGCAAACAGGATATCCTGTCCATCACGGTGGAGGATCTTAATCAGCGTTGTCCGATATATATCGGGAGCCGTTTTGAGGTGGAAAAGGCGAAGGAATTTCTTGCTAATGGCTAATAGCTAATGGTGGAGGGCAAATGCTATGGCAACGATCTATGAGAGCATCGCTCAGTTGAAAAAAGGTTTTGACGGGGTTCTGAAGATTTCGGATGGTGATGTAAAGGTGCTGGATGCGGAAAAGCTCCGGGATTCACTCATTGACGATCTGATCTTTACGGTAGTATTCAGTCCTCAGGAAGAGACAGGGAAGGCCGCCCGGTGGTTGATCCGGAGGAGCGGAGCGGCCCTGGGTGTTTTTTCAACATCTATCCAGCCACTCTATGAGGCAATGGGTCGTAAGGAGGTGTCCGGTTTTACCGTACCGGCCATTAACATCCGAGCCCTCACCTATGATGTTGCTCAAGCCGTTTTGCGCGCCGCCATGAAGGGCAATGTCGGCCCCGTGATTTTTGAGATTGCCCGTTCTGAAATTGACTACACTGCTCAGCGTCCTGAGGAGTACACCTGTGCGGTAATTGCCGCTGCGATTAAAGTCGGATACCGGGGACATCTCTTTCTGCAGGGCGATCATTTCCAGGTAAATGCGAAAAAATTTGCATCCGATCCGGCTAAAGAAGTTCAGAAAGTCAAAGACCTGATCTGGGAAGCCATCGAGGCGGGGTTTTACAATATCGATATCGATACCTCAACGCTGGTGGATTTATCAAAACCAACAGTGGCGGAGCAGCAGAAAACGAATTACAGCCTCGCGGCAGAGCTGACCACCATGATCCGGGATCTGGAACCCGCCGATATGACGATCTCCGTCGGCGGCGAGATCGGGGAGGTTGGAGGGAAAAACAGCACCGTTGAAGAATTGCGGGTCTTTATGGCCGGCTATTTAGAAGATCTCCGCAAGAACGGCGAAGATATGAAGGGCATCAGCAAGATCAGTGTGCAGTCAGGTACCACCCATGGAGGAGTTCCTCTACCCGATGGAAGTATCGCCAAGGTCAAGCTGGACTTCGATACCCTGGAAAAACTCTCCGAAGTCGCGAAAGCGGATTTTGGTCTTTCCGGCGCCGTCCAGCACGGGGCTTCGACCCTTCCCAATGAGGCGTTTGATAAATTTCCGACGACCGGCACTGCCGAAATCCACCTGGCAACGGGATTTCAGAATATGATCTATGACAGCAAACACCTGCCAGGAACACTCAAGGATCAGATATATCAGTATATAAAAACTGAACTTGTAAGCGAGAAAATAGACACGGATACGGAAGAGCAGTTTATCTATAAGACACGGAAAAAGGGGTTCGGCCCTTTTAAAAAAGAGCTCTGGCATCTTCCGAAAGAAGCGTTGCGGGCGATCGGTGATGAACTGGAAAACCAGTTCTCATTCCTGTTCGGAAAACTGAACGTCAAAAATACGACTGATCTTGTTAATAAGTATATAAAACCGCTCGATGTCCCCTTAGCAGTCCCTGAAGCCCTGAGGCCGTGACGGGCATTCTGATTGTAATTGCACAATTATTCTTATGCTGGAAAAAGGGGAGATTGACCGGAAGATCAGATAAATATTCAATGTCGTTGACTTAAGAATATTATTTCTTTCAATTCCCCCTTTGCAAAGGGGGATTCAGGGGGATTTTAATTGCATTCCGTAAAATCTCCCCCAACCCCCTCTTTAAAAAAGAGGGGGGGCAAAGTGCTTAAGTCAATGACATTGGATAAATATTAGTAAAAAAACAAAAGAGTGAACGTTATGCATAACGAATTCACAGCCATAGTCGAACAAGACGGTGACTGGTTTATCGCATACTGTTTAGAGATTCCTGGCGCGAACTGACAAGGCAGGACAAAAGATGAATGTCTGAAAAACCTGTCAGAAGCCATTGATTTGATTCTGGAAGATAGACGGGAAGATGCGCTTCGGGGCATTCCGGCAGACGCTACGAGAGAAGTGATTTCAGTGGGATGAAAAGGAATGAACTACTCAAACATCTGGGCGGTACGGGTGTTTCCTGAAACGCGAGGGTAGCGCGCACTCTCTTTGGATCAATCCCAACACCGGAAAAATCGAGGCTGTTCCGCGTCATACAGAAATATCTGACAGACTTGCGATCAAGATATGCCGTGCCCTTTCAGTTCCAGACCCAAAGTGACAACCGATCAATTTGTGACCTATTATGAGGCGAAACGAATTTTAAGACTGCCGATAGAATTTAAATTTGTCGCAGAATAGATTTCACTCGCTGAAATGAACAAGGTAAATGGCGAGTGTTCATTAGCTTTCCTTATTCAAAGGTACCTTCTGGAAACTCTGGAAGCAACTCTTGCAGAGCGGCATTGGACAAATATCCCTTGTTTTACGAAGTTCGCTTTTATCCGGTATTATCATAATATACGAAATGATGTAGACAGTTATGCGCTTATAATTATGAGGTGTTTTCCTTTCAAGGAAAAAGAAGCTGTATTATCTTGATACTCAAAATACCGGGAAAAGCAAAGTTCGTATATTAATTGTTCGATGAAAGGAAAGCATTGGAATCCTGGGCATCATATTTCGTAACGTTCCTGATTGGTGCCGCTACTGGTGCCGCAGGTAACTATTTCGCATCGAAATATACAGATCGGCGTCGCGACACTGAAAATACCAAGAAGGCGAAGGATACTTTCAAGAAAGTTAAAGATCAGATGCCAGAATTGATTTCTGAAATGAAAGCGGACTTCACAAGGCATGAGAATTCTTCTATAAGAGAATTCGTTATACTCCCAAGCAACAAAGTCATATTCAATAGCCAACAACCTCGATTCTTTTACTTTGAGACCCAGCATCAGAATCTGAAAGGAAAAATTGCAGTCTTGGAAAATCACGGATACATTATAGATGTGACTGTCTCAAATGCACCTATATATAGGATAACAGAGAAATTCTTGGATTTCGTTCTGAATGCATGACCATCCAACAAAGGCATGCAGGTAGACGCGGGCTGCCGTCCGTGCCGCTGATGCGCGATATTAGCGTGATGATAAATAAAAACCATAAGGCAAATTAGGATCAACCCGAATGATAAAGACCATTACCCTATCGTCATCTCTCCTTGGAGGATTATTAAAATGACTGAGGACAAAAAGACTCATCATTGCTTTACCTGTGGTAAGAAGTTTCAGTTTGAAGAACATATTTATGACGGCAAATGGATAGATAGTTACCAAATTGAAGTTTGCATGACCTGTTGGAATGGTAACTGGGATGGTTGGCCCGGAGAACGTGCAGAGAAAATAATAAACCACCTGAAAAAAAAAGGCATACCCATTCCGCCAATGAATGCAAAAGGCTGGTTGCCAAGAGGAGATTAAAACAAATAAAACTGAGCGTCCAACAATCGGCTCCACCGGATCGCCGATAAACCTGGCTCCCGGTGAGCCTTAGCGTTGGGCAGAAATAGGCACGGATTATTTTAATGGGGCATCACTACCTTCCTCAATATTATCTAAAAGGATTTACAGAATCTGAAGACAATATGCTTTGGGCTTATGAAAAGGGTACTGGTACTAAATTTAATACACAAATTAAGGGCTTGGCAAATATTACAAACTTCTATTCTGAGGATATAGAACAATATTTGGCGAATGATATTGAAGGACCCGCAAATACAGTACTTGATAAAATACGCAGTCGGCATCAAATCAATGATGATGATAAATATATATTTGCAGAATACATGGCAGTGATGTGGAAACGGGTTCCGCGTGCTAAAGAAGATTTGAAAAAGATGGCTCCACGCCTAGCAGATGGAATAGCCAAAAAAATGAGCGCCGATTTAGGCAATATTCTTGACGATAAGCCTGAAAAAGCTGAATTTCTAGAAAAGAGAAAGAGAGAAATAGATGATATTTTGGCGACCTATGCTGTAGATCCGCCGAAAGAAATTTGGTTAGAAAATATCCCTCCTGAACGGACTCCAAGAATTGTCGAGACAATTAAAGCAATGACCTGGGTATTTTGGGAATTTGACCAACAGCCAGTTTTCTTAACATGCGACAATCCTGTTTTTTATTTTACAGGAATGGGTGTTGGAAGAAGGGATTCAGAGATCTCCTTTCCAATTTCAAGCCATGTTGTTTTATGGGCAACTTGGAGGATAGATTTGCCTCGTAATTTCATTCAGGCATCTACCCAAGTAGTAAAAGAAATGAATCGAAGAACGGTTCATAATGCGAGTAGGTATGTTTTCCACAGCAGGGATGAACGCTGGATAATCCCTTTTATAAAAAAGAAAAATTGGAAATTGAATAGAATTGTGTAGTTACAATAAACCGCTGATTACCCAACAACAGCTTTGAGAGGGACGTGTGTTACGCTGCCGCTCCACACACGCTCCTCAAGCTGGGCGTTAAGTGTTAAGGAAAGATAAATTATGATTGGATTAGTCACATTTCTTGTTTTCGCTGCCTGCATTGTAGGCTTAATGTATCTGATCGGATATCCTCTATTGAGTCAAGTAAGCAGCTATCCCCTGAATAGCAATGGATTGATGGGGGATAGTGGATAAATAGTGCAACTGCCCCCTTACCTGAAAAAAGAGATGAATAAAAAAAGGGGTCATAGATGACCCCTTTTCCTACATTAATATATAGGTTTCCACTACAAAACTTATTACTTTTTACCTACACCTGGCGGCATTGACGGTATGGACATCTTTTGGTACCCTGCCGGCAGCTCAAACAGACTGTCGGGCTGAGATCCCAATTTGATATCCTTATATTCCATGGACCAGCTCCCATCCACCGATGCTGCTTTAACGGGGAAGTTTATGTCTGTTGCCATCCACTGATAGGTGTTCATGGTCTTATCATCCACCTTTACGGTAACTTCATATTTTGTGCAGGGGTGCCCGTCAATCGTCTCGCTGCCGACAACCTTCCGGCTGACTTCCCCCTTCACTTTATCTTCCGGAATGGCTGCATCCTCCTTCTTACCTTCGGCCATCTCCATATATGTCTTGCTGGGCGGCATGACCATCCAGACCTTTTTCAAATCCCGACGGACAATTGTATATGATCCTCCTGCCATCTCATTCTCCATACGGACCTTGTCGGCTTTCATATAGAGCTTCGATTGATTGGTATGCCCACCGGAGCTGCTCACTACCGTTACCGACATCTCCTTTGCCAT contains:
- a CDS encoding fructose-1,6-bisphosphatase, whose protein sequence is MGEGISDYTKFTVDLRRHMWKAGVEIELRRLIWQIAVMGKYISAKIHESNRKLAGFKNIFDEDQLNLDRSADEILKNQLEYSGFVREYASEEQDSVVQIGRGDEKYFITADPLDGSSLVDTNLSIGTIIGIHTESMLAEGRKTLAAATYITYGPLITMVYSAGKGTHEFVLNREGEYVLSEENIILKERGDIYSLGGLRRDWTPEHLKYIEFLETEGYKLRYSGGFVPDINQVLIKRGGIFTYPALKKSPKGKLRLLFELQPMAFIIEQAGGMATNGKQDILSITVEDLNQRCPIYIGSRFEVEKAKEFLANG
- a CDS encoding DUF4238 domain-containing protein is translated as MGHHYLPQYYLKGFTESEDNMLWAYEKGTGTKFNTQIKGLANITNFYSEDIEQYLANDIEGPANTVLDKIRSRHQINDDDKYIFAEYMAVMWKRVPRAKEDLKKMAPRLADGIAKKMSADLGNILDDKPEKAEFLEKRKREIDDILATYAVDPPKEIWLENIPPERTPRIVETIKAMTWVFWEFDQQPVFLTCDNPVFYFTGMGVGRRDSEISFPISSHVVLWATWRIDLPRNFIQASTQVVKEMNRRTVHNASRYVFHSRDERWIIPFIKKKNWKLNRIV
- a CDS encoding DUF4412 domain-containing protein produces the protein MKRILIVVLAIFFALTVSGCGKGKEEGKGEKAKGDTLMAKEMSVTVVSSSGGHTNQSKLYMKADKVRMENEMAGGSYTIVRRDLKKVWMVMPPSKTYMEMAEGKKEDAAIPEDKVKGEVSRKVVGSETIDGHPCTKYEVTVKVDDKTMNTYQWMATDINFPVKAASVDGSWSMEYKDIKLGSQPDSLFELPAGYQKMSIPSMPPGVGKK
- a CDS encoding HDIG domain-containing protein, translated to MTRGEAIELLNQYIKNERMLNHCYASEAVMKALARRLGKNEEEWGITGLLHDLDLEITNADLSIHTRETEKILSEKGVDPEIIDAIKMHNEEAWGMKRNTVFHHALAAGETVTGMIVAAALVYPDKKLASVKAKSVTKRMKEKAFAASVNRDTIMECERIGLPLDEFVEICLQAMKEISDQLGL
- a CDS encoding class II fructose-bisphosphate aldolase, with amino-acid sequence MATIYESIAQLKKGFDGVLKISDGDVKVLDAEKLRDSLIDDLIFTVVFSPQEETGKAARWLIRRSGAALGVFSTSIQPLYEAMGRKEVSGFTVPAINIRALTYDVAQAVLRAAMKGNVGPVIFEIARSEIDYTAQRPEEYTCAVIAAAIKVGYRGHLFLQGDHFQVNAKKFASDPAKEVQKVKDLIWEAIEAGFYNIDIDTSTLVDLSKPTVAEQQKTNYSLAAELTTMIRDLEPADMTISVGGEIGEVGGKNSTVEELRVFMAGYLEDLRKNGEDMKGISKISVQSGTTHGGVPLPDGSIAKVKLDFDTLEKLSEVAKADFGLSGAVQHGASTLPNEAFDKFPTTGTAEIHLATGFQNMIYDSKHLPGTLKDQIYQYIKTELVSEKIDTDTEEQFIYKTRKKGFGPFKKELWHLPKEALRAIGDELENQFSFLFGKLNVKNTTDLVNKYIKPLDVPLAVPEALRP